Within Syntrophorhabdaceae bacterium, the genomic segment GACAAAGAAGTATTTTTATGTCTTAAGGCCGGTCCTTGCCGCTATGTGGATAGAACGGGACCTTGGCGCCCCGCCTACCGAATTCGCGAAGCTCGTCGATGCCATTCTGCCCGCCGGAAAGGTCCGCAGAGAGATCGATGCCCTCGTCGCCGCCAAAAAGGCAGGGCAGGAACTCCGGAAAGGGCCCAGAAACGAGATCATCTCCACATTCCTTATGGAGCAGATCGAGAGGCTGGACGGGAAGGGGATGCGGCCCTCCGAGACGAGGGACCCCGCTGGACTTGACCGGATATTCATGGACATCCTGGTCGAGGTGAACGGAAACGGTATCAGGCAGGAAGAGGGGAGCTCGGAGACGGTGTATCAGAACAATGTCTCGTTATCGGGGTAAAATGTTTTGTTTTTTGAGTGACCGTTACGGTACAATTGCATTATTCATTAATTAGAAAAGGACTAATCAGGCATGCCGACTCTGTCCTGGCTTACCAGAGAAACCGATCTGCAGCTTTCACAAAGCGCCCCGTATCGTCTCCTTGATGCCGTACCAGAATTATCCTTCGGCGATCCCGCCACCGGAAACATGCTTATTCAGGGAGATAATCTGGACGCGCTTAAGGCGCTTCTTCCCTATTATGCCGGCCAGGTGAAATGCATCTATATTGACCCGCCTTACAACACCAAAAGTGCCTTCGAGCATTATGATGACAACCTTGAACATGCCAAGTGGCTTTCGATGATGTACCCCCGTCTCGAACTTCTGAGAGAACTTCTTGCTCAGGATGGAAGCATCTGGGTTTCTATTGATGATAATGAAGGTCATTATTTAAAAGTGATCATGGATGAGATATTTGGAAGGAAGAATTTCATAGCCAATGTGCTCTGGCAAAAACGAACGTCCCCGGATGC encodes:
- a CDS encoding nucleotidyltransferase domain-containing protein, whose amino-acid sequence is TKKYFYVLRPVLAAMWIERDLGAPPTEFAKLVDAILPAGKVRREIDALVAAKKAGQELRKGPRNEIISTFLMEQIERLDGKGMRPSETRDPAGLDRIFMDILVEVNGNGIRQEEGSSETVYQNNVSLSG